The Desulfovibrio piger DNA segment GCGGCGCACTTCTTCCAGCTTGTCCAGCTTGCCGGAACGCTCCAGCAGGTCCTCGAGCTGAAGGTTGTGGTCGAAATGGTCTTCGATGACGTTCTTGTCGCGGTTGGTGACGAAGATCACGTCCTTGATATGGGCACGCTGGGCCTCTTCCACAACGTACTGGATGACAGGCTTGTTGTAGATGGGCAGCATTTCCTTGGGAATATTCTTGGTTGCGGGCAAGGAACGGGTCCCCCAGCCGGCCACAGGGATAACAACCTTACGAATATCCTTCATGTTCTCCTCCATCATGGCACGCCCGTCACGGGCCGTACCTGGGACATGGTTCTTGACGAAAGTATGTCGCGGGTCTGCCGCGGCAGCTCCAGGAACGAATCAGCTCCTCCGGGAAGAGGACAAAAACTAGCGAAGTTCGCGGCTCACCACATCGGCCAGATCGCGCGCGTAGCGGACGACCTTGTCTTCATCTTCGGCCTCGACCATGACGCGGCACAGGGCCTCGGTGCCGGAGTAACGCAGCAGCACGCGGCCACGACCGGCCAGGGCCTTTTCCACATCGGCCACGGCCTTGCCGATGGCGGGGCGCTCCTCGAAGGGCAGCTTTTTTTCCACCCGCACGTTGATGAGCTTCTGGGGGAAGAGGTGCAGCAGGCCCGCCAGCTCGGACAGGGGCTTTCCCTTCTCGCGCACGATGCGCAGCAGCTGCAGGGCCGCCAGCAGACCGTCACCGGTGGTGCTGTACTGGCGGTAGATGAGGTGCCCGGACTGCTCGCCGCCCAGCATGGCGCCGGTCTTGCGCATGGCTTCCATGACGTAACGGTCGCCCACCTTGGTGCGCAGCAGCGTACCGGCGCGTTCCTTCATGAAGATCTCCAGCGCCAGGTTGCTCATGGCCGTAGCCACCAGCATGTTGCCGGGCAGTTCGCCCCGCTCCATCATGGCCTGGGCCCCCAGGGCCATGAGCTGGTCGCCGTCCAGGACATTGCCCTTTTCATCCACCACGATGAGGCGGTCGGCGTCGCCGTCCAGAGCCAGGCCCACGTCCGCGCGCACTTCGCGCACCTTGGCGGCCAGGGTCTCGGGATGCAGGGAACCGCAATGGTCGTTGATATTGGTCCCGTTGGGGCTGGTCCCCAGGCGGAAGACTTCCGCCCCCAGTTCTTCCAGGGCCAGCGGGGCCACCTTGTAGGCCGCACCGTTGGCACAGTCGATGACGATGCGCAGGCCGGACAGGGTCAGATGGGCCGGGAAACAGCTCTTGGTGTACACGATGTAGCGGCCGCCGGCGTCTTCGATCTTGCTGGCGCGGCCGACCCGGTTGGAATCGGGATAGGGCCAGCGCATGTCGGGATCGAGCACCATGGCCGAGATCTCGTTCTCCACCTCGTCAGGCAGCTTGAAGCCGTCGGCGTCGAAGAATTTGATGCCGTTGTCCGAATAGGGGTTGTGCGAGGCGGAGATGACCACGCCCAGATCCGCCCGCATGTTGCGGGTCAGGAAAGAGATGGCGGGCGTGGGCAGCGGGCCGGTCATGATGACGTGCATGCCGGCGGCGCACAGGCCCGCCGTGAGGGCGGACTCGAACATGTAGCCGGACAGGCGGGTATCCTTGCCGATGACCACGCGGTGCTGGTGCGAGCCTTTGCGGAAGCGCACCCCGGCGGCCAGGCCCAGACGCAGGGCCACATCCACGGTCATGGGATAGATATTGACAGGGCCACGCAGGCCATCAGTGCCGAAAAGACGTTCTGCCATGTGTTCTCCTTGCCGGTGCCATGCGCCGGAGGCTACTTCTTACGGGTAATGGTAACGCTGTCGAATGAGGGATTCAAGATGGTCATGCCTTCCGGCAGCTGGATGCGCGGCTCTGCCGTGCCCTTCTGCCCCGGCTCCAGCGCCGGCGGGACGACCATCACTTCCAGTCGTTTGAGATAGGACGAATTGCGGGCCAGGGCCTCGGGCACCTCCACCATGACTTCCACATGGGAGGGCTCCACCGTGAACTGCGAGGCGTTCTGGGCCTCCACCGAGATCTTGCACCGGCGGGAGACCACGGTACGGCCGCTGGTGATGGTGTACTGCACCTTCACCGAGGCGGGGTTGGAGGTGACCAGGCTGGGAGTATCCAGCAGCAGGGTCTGCTCCACCGTGGTGCCGGCGGCCTTGGGATCCAGCCGGATGCCCAGAGGCAGGTTGTTGATGGACGAGATGACGCCTTCCGGCCCGCGCAGAGTGACGGATGCCGGGGACACGGTCACGTTCTCCACGGTCAGGGCCCCGCTGCGCAGGGGGGATTCCAGCACGGCCCGGATGGGCACGCTGCGCTCGGCCAGGGTGTCGGCCGTGATGACGATGCGGGGCGGCTGTACGTCCACCAGCTCGAAGGCCCGCAAACTGGGGCCCATGTTGTCCGAGGTCAGGGGGACGATGGTCGTGCCCTTTTTGATATTGGAAAGATTGATGGCTTCCGTCAGGCTGCGCGACGAGATGGAGCGCAACAGGATCTCCGGCCCGCGCAGACGCACCTGCACCTTGCTGACAAGACCGTCCGTCACCACCAGCCCGGAGGGGATGCCGTTGTATTCGATGCCCACTTCCAGCTGGACTTCCAGACGGTCGCGCACGCTGACCACATACCACATGCCCACGGCCACGGCAAAGGCCACGAGCAGGGAAAGGAGATGGGGGGCCTTGCGGCTGTTCTTAGAGAATATCATTGAGCACCTGCCTCAAGCGTGTGGCATCGAGACTGCGGACGAGCTCGCCCTTCATGGCCACGGAGATCTCGCCGCGCTCTTCCGAGACCACGACCACCACGGCATCACATTCCTGCGTCATGCCCAGGGCGGCGCGGTGGCGCGTGCCGAACGACTGCCCCTTGGCCTCGGCCAGGGGAAGGATGCAGGCGGCGGCCGTGATGCGCCCCTTGCTGATGAGCACGGCACCGTCATGCAGCGGCGCCTTGGGATAGAAGATGTTCATGAGCAGCTGGCGTGACAGCAGGGCATCCACCCGCACGCCTTCGCGCTTGATCATGTCGTCCAGCCGGGTGCCCCGCTCGATGACGATGAGGGCCCCCACACGCAGGCGGGCCATCTCCACACAGGCCATGACCACTTCTTCCACGGCCGAATGCTGCAGCGCACGCTTGCGGAAAAGGTTGTTGGTCCCTATCTCGCCCAGTGCCTGCCGGATGTCGCTCTGGAAAATGACCACGATGAGCAGGAACAGGGAGCTGAAGACATGCTGCAGCAACCAGGTCAGGGTATACAGCGCCATGCTGCGCGAGATGAAATACAGCAGGGTCAGCAGCCCAAGACCGGTCAGCACCGTCAGGGCACGCGATCCCCGCAACAGCTGGATGACCTGGTAGAGCAGGAATGCTACCAGCAGGATGTCCAGCGCGTCACGCCATTCAAAAACCACATGTTCCAGCACGGTCCCTATCCTTGGGCATCAGAAAAATCCCCTTCCACGCCATGGGATGGCGTCCCCCCTTGCCGTCTGCCGCATCACGGATGCCGGGCAGCCGGCGCGCAGTATAAAAACAAGCGCACGCCGGCGCAACAGACAAATATCCCCCGTGCGGCCGGGCCGGGCATCAGTCCCCGCAGGCCCCGGCGGGATCACGGAAGGCCGCGGCCAGCGTGAGCGTCTGGCGCGTGGCGGCCACATCGTGCACACGATGCCAGAACAGGCCCTTTTCCCAGAGCATGGCCGTAGCCACCTGGGTGGCGCAGCCCCGTTCCTGGGTGGTGAGGCCCAGCAGCTGCCCGAACATGGACTTCATGGACAGGCCCATGAGCACGGGCCGTCCGAAGGCGAGCCAGTCCTCCGCATGGGCCAGCAGCTCCAGATTATGGCGCAGGGTCTTGCCGAAACCGATGCCGGGATCCAGCACGATGTGCTCTTCCGGCAGACCGGCGGCGGTCAGACGGTGCAGCTCGCGCTCGAAAAAGGCCATGACCTCGGAACGCACGTCCGTATAGCGGGGATCCTTCTGCATGACGTCCGGTCTGCCCTGGCTGTGCATGAGCACATAACCCGGCTTGTACTGGACGAGCACGTCCAGCAGGCCGGGATCGAAGCCGCAGGCCGAAATGTCGTTGATGATCTGCACGCCTTCTTCAAGCACGGCAGCCGCCGTGGCCGCATGGTAGGTGTCCACGGAGAGCATGACGCCGGGGATCTCCCGCCGCAGTTCGCGCAGCACGGGCATGAGACGCAGCAGCTCCTGCTCAGGCGTCAGGGCCTGTGCGCCGGGCCGGGAAGATTCCGCCCCCAGATCGAGGATGTCGGCCCCTTCCGCATGCAGGCGCATGGCGTGGGCCAGCCCCAGATCCGCGGAATCGTGCGTGCCGCCGTCATAGAAGGAGTCCGGCGTCAGGTTGACGATGCCCATAACGCCAAAGGGGGCAGAGGTCGTCACCGCCCCGCCCCCAAGACACAGCCAGGAGCCGCCCCGGCGGGACGGCTCCTCAGACATATGGTTATTGCTTGCGCTGTTCGTTTTCATCGTTGTCCTGCGTTCTGTTGCCCGTATCGACATCGCCCTGCTCCGCCTTTTCGGGAGCGGGTTCAGCAGCCTTGTCCGCCTCGGGCGCCGCGGCGTCCGTGTCGGCCGGATCCGGCTCCAGCACGAAATCCCCGGCAGGAGCGGCCTTCACCGGCTTGCCGTTGGCGTCCAGCGGCAGCAGGGGCTTGTTCTCCATGAGCAGGTCCAGCTCTTCGCCGCTGATGGTCTCACGTTCCAGCAGCGCCTGCGCGATGCGGTCCAGGGCCGCACGGTTGTCTTGCAGCAGCTTGACGCAGCGGGCGTGAGCCTCTTCCACGATGCGCTTGACTTCGGCGTCCACCAGGCGGGCGGTTTCTTCGCTGTAGTTCTTGTTCTGCACCCATTCGCGGCCGATGAAGACTTCTTCACCGGTCTCACCGATGGACAGGGTGCCGATGGCATCGCTCATGCCCCACTCACAGACCATCTTGCGGGCCATGCGGGTCACGCGTTCGATGTCGTTGGAAGCGCCGGTGGTGATGTCGTCAAAGACGATCTCTTCCGCCACACGGCCGCCCAGCAGCACCACCAGGTTGTTGCGCAGGTAATTGCGCGAGTAGCCGTGGCGGTCTTCCTCGGGCAGCTGCATGGTCAGGCCCAGGGCGCGGCCGCGGGGGATGATGGTGACCTTGTGCACGGGATCGGAACCGGGCAGCAGGCGGGCCGCCAGGGCATGGCCGCCTTCGTGGTAGGCCGTGATGCGCTTTTCCTCATCGGAAAGGATCAGGCTGCGGCGTTCGCGGCCCATGAGCACCTTGTCCTTGGCGTATTCGAAGTCGTGCATGTCCACCTTGGTGGCATTGAGCTTGGCGGCCTGCAGGGCGGCTTCGTTGACCAGGTTCTCCAGATCGGCGCCGGAGAAACCCGGCGTACCGCGAGCCAGTGTATCCAGATCCACATCGGGATCCAGAGGCGTACGCTTGGTGTGGACCTCGAGGATACGGCGGCGGCCGCGCAGGTCAGGCGTGGGCACCACCACCTGACGGTCGAAACGGCCGGGACGCAGCAGGGCCGGGTCCAGAACGTCGGGACGGTTGGTGGCGGCCAGCAGGATGACGCCCTCGTTGCTTTCGAAGCCGTCCATTTCCACCAGCAGCTGGTTCAGGGTCTGTTCGCGTTCGTCATGGCCACCGCCCAGACCGGCGCCACGCTTGCGGCCCACGGCGTCGATCTCGTCGATGAAGATGAGGCAGGGGGCGTTCTTCTTGCCCTGCACGAACAGGTCGCGCACACGGGAGGCACCCACGCCCACGAACATCTCCACGAAGTCCGAACCGGAGATGGAGAAGAAGGGCACGCCGGCCTCACCGGCCACGGCGCGGGCCAGCAGGGTCTTACCGGTACCTGGAGGGCCCACCAGCAGCACGCCCTTGGGGATGCGGCCGCCCAGACGGGTGAACTTTTTGGGGTTGGACAGGAATTCCACCACTTCGGACAGTTCGTCCTTGGCTTCATCCACACCGGCCACGTCCTCAAAGGTCACACGGGCCGAGTCCTGGTTGAGCAGGCGCGCGCGGGAACGGCCAAAGCTCATGGCCTTGCCGCCGCCACCCTGCATCTGGCGCATGAAGAAGATCCAGACACCGATGAGCAGCAGCATGGGGAACCACGACACCAGCAGGGTCATGTACCAGGGCTGTTCTTCCGGCGGCTGGGCCTTGACTTCCACCTTCTTGTCCAGCAGGCGGGACACCAGCTCATTGTCACGCGGGGCATAGGTCTGGACGGAGGCACCGTCCGGTCCGCGCCCGATGAGGGTGTTGCCCTGGATCTCCACAGAGCTGATCTGCCCGCCGTCCACACGGCCGATGAAATCCGTGTAGGACACCTTCTGGGCCGAGCTTTGCGGCTGCTGGAACATATTGAAAAGCATGACCATCGCAAGGACTATGGCAGCCCAGAGCATCAGGTTGCGACTAAACTGATTCAATTCGGCCTCCACTACAGAGCGGTAAAGCGTTGTGCTGATGGCGCACCGGTCTGCGCCAAGCAGTCAAGGTACTCTGACCGGCGGCAGGGTGTCAATCGACACCGGTCAGGGATCAGGAACAAGATAAGTCTCTTTTCCCGCCTGGCAATGGGCAGCGCCGGAGAGACGGGAAAATCGCTCTTCCCGCACCATACTCCGGTACCAGCGCCTTGCCGCAGGGCGGACTTGCTTTCCCCCGGGCTTTGTGTCACATATATGGCTGTTGTGTGGAGGCGTGTCGTCACCGGTGTGGCGCCCGGTCTTCAAAACCGGTGGCAGGCTTAACCGTCTGCGGTAGGTTCGACTCCTATACGCCTCCGCCATCCCGTCAACAGTCCGTCCGCAAGCCTTGTGCCTGCGGACTTTTTTTGTATCAGCCCCGTTTCGGAGCGCCGGGGCAGGCAGCCGCAAGGGTGTCCCTGCCTGTAGCAGACGGCGCGTCGGGATACCGTCAGCGCATTGCCTTTTACCTGCCTGACGGGCATCATCACAGCATGTCCCGGCTCACATCTTCCTCTCCCTTGCCGCCCATGCTGCTGGCGGCCTGCCCTTTGCCGTCCTTCTCCGGTCAGTCTCCTGCCATCTCACTGCCGGAGTTGCCGGAGGGCCTGCCGGCGGCGGAAGACCGGGCCCATATGGCGGCTTTCCGCCTTCCGGCCGAACGTGAAAAACGCCATCTGGCACGGCTGCTGCTGGCGGTGCTGCTGCATCGCGCCGCTGTTGCCGGTCTGTCCGCCCTCCCCTCTTTGAGCTGGCATCCCCTGCCGCTGCTGTTCCACCGCATGCGGGAGGCCCGGCTTTTCTTCGCCCGCCATGCCTGTCCCCGTCTGCATCGCCTGCCTTCAGGCCGTCCGTGGCTGGAAGGCTTTTCCGTCAGCTTCAGCTACAGCGAACAGGCGGTCTTCTGCCTGCTGGCCGGGCCCGATACCAGCCCCGGCGTGGATGCCGAGGCCCTGACGAGCCCGGCGCCGTCCGCATCGGCCTTCGCGCCCCAAGAGCTTTCCTCCCGTCTTTCTCCATCAGCCCGACAGCGTGACTGCCTGCGCCGCTGGACCATCAAGGAAGCCGTCTTCAAGGCCGCCGGTACGGGCTGCGACCGACCGCCGCGCCTGCTGGACAGCGGCCGCAGCGGCCGGCGCACAGGCGACCTCAGGCTGGATGCCGCCCTTTACCGCTGGCAGATGCTGCCCTGTCCCGGCCACTGGCTCTGCGTGGCGGTGCGGGGGTAAGGCTTCCATTCTTTCCGCGCACCAGGTCGCCCCGGCCATTTTGTGTCCCCTCGCAGCTGCCATATACAAACATTACTTGCCTTATGCCCGCTTTTGGGTCACTGTGCGCCCATGCTTCGCTTTCATCTGGTCAGCCTTTTCCCGGAGTTTTTCCGCTCGCCCCTTGAGACGGCACTGCTGGGCCGCGCCCGCGAGGCCGGCATCGTGGACTTTTCTTTCCACGATCCCCGCAGCTTCAGCACCAGCCGCCACCATCATGTGGACGACCGCCCCTACGGCGGCGGTCCCGGCATGGTCATGCAGGGCGAACCGGTGGCCGCGGCGCTGCGCTCCATCGAGAAGCCGGGACGCATGATCCTGCTGGCTCCCAGCGGGCGTCCCCTCAATGATGCGCTGGCCCGCGAACTGGCCCGGGAAGAAGACCTGACCCTGATCTGCGGCCGTTACGAAGGACTGGATGCCCGCCTGCTGGACATCTTCCCTCTGGAGCCCGTGAGCGTGGGCGAAGCCGTGCTCAATGGCGGCGAGACGGCGGCCCTGGCCGTCATCGAGTCCGTGGCGCGGCTGGTGCCCGGCTTCATGGGCAAGGAGGAGTCCGGGGACGACGAAAGTTTTTCCAACGGCCTGCTGGAGTACCCCCATTACACGCGGCCCGAAGTCCTGGAAGGCCGCGAAGTGCCGGAGGTACTGCGGGGCGGGGACCACGGTGCCGTAGCGCGCTGGCGGCGGCAGCAGTCGCTGGCCACCACGCTGCGGGTGCGGCCCGACCTGCTGGACAGCGCGCCCCTGGTGGCGGAAGATGCCCGCCATCTGGCCACGC contains these protein-coding regions:
- a CDS encoding 4'-phosphopantetheinyl transferase family protein; amino-acid sequence: MSRLTSSSPLPPMLLAACPLPSFSGQSPAISLPELPEGLPAAEDRAHMAAFRLPAEREKRHLARLLLAVLLHRAAVAGLSALPSLSWHPLPLLFHRMREARLFFARHACPRLHRLPSGRPWLEGFSVSFSYSEQAVFCLLAGPDTSPGVDAEALTSPAPSASAFAPQELSSRLSPSARQRDCLRRWTIKEAVFKAAGTGCDRPPRLLDSGRSGRRTGDLRLDAALYRWQMLPCPGHWLCVAVRG
- the ftsH gene encoding ATP-dependent zinc metalloprotease FtsH, translated to MNQFSRNLMLWAAIVLAMVMLFNMFQQPQSSAQKVSYTDFIGRVDGGQISSVEIQGNTLIGRGPDGASVQTYAPRDNELVSRLLDKKVEVKAQPPEEQPWYMTLLVSWFPMLLLIGVWIFFMRQMQGGGGKAMSFGRSRARLLNQDSARVTFEDVAGVDEAKDELSEVVEFLSNPKKFTRLGGRIPKGVLLVGPPGTGKTLLARAVAGEAGVPFFSISGSDFVEMFVGVGASRVRDLFVQGKKNAPCLIFIDEIDAVGRKRGAGLGGGHDEREQTLNQLLVEMDGFESNEGVILLAATNRPDVLDPALLRPGRFDRQVVVPTPDLRGRRRILEVHTKRTPLDPDVDLDTLARGTPGFSGADLENLVNEAALQAAKLNATKVDMHDFEYAKDKVLMGRERRSLILSDEEKRITAYHEGGHALAARLLPGSDPVHKVTIIPRGRALGLTMQLPEEDRHGYSRNYLRNNLVVLLGGRVAEEIVFDDITTGASNDIERVTRMARKMVCEWGMSDAIGTLSIGETGEEVFIGREWVQNKNYSEETARLVDAEVKRIVEEAHARCVKLLQDNRAALDRIAQALLERETISGEELDLLMENKPLLPLDANGKPVKAAPAGDFVLEPDPADTDAAAPEADKAAEPAPEKAEQGDVDTGNRTQDNDENEQRKQ
- the cdaA gene encoding diadenylate cyclase CdaA, which translates into the protein MLEHVVFEWRDALDILLVAFLLYQVIQLLRGSRALTVLTGLGLLTLLYFISRSMALYTLTWLLQHVFSSLFLLIVVIFQSDIRQALGEIGTNNLFRKRALQHSAVEEVVMACVEMARLRVGALIVIERGTRLDDMIKREGVRVDALLSRQLLMNIFYPKAPLHDGAVLISKGRITAAACILPLAEAKGQSFGTRHRAALGMTQECDAVVVVVSEERGEISVAMKGELVRSLDATRLRQVLNDIL
- the trmD gene encoding tRNA (guanosine(37)-N1)-methyltransferase TrmD; amino-acid sequence: MLRFHLVSLFPEFFRSPLETALLGRAREAGIVDFSFHDPRSFSTSRHHHVDDRPYGGGPGMVMQGEPVAAALRSIEKPGRMILLAPSGRPLNDALARELAREEDLTLICGRYEGLDARLLDIFPLEPVSVGEAVLNGGETAALAVIESVARLVPGFMGKEESGDDESFSNGLLEYPHYTRPEVLEGREVPEVLRGGDHGAVARWRRQQSLATTLRVRPDLLDSAPLVAEDARHLATLPWTRAGRNLSFCLVHYPVLLGRKNSGVSSLTNLDIHDIARISRSYAMGPFYAVTPLEDQQRLLQAIVRHWTQGAGSRGNPDRAQALATVCPAESVDAAVEHLTERTGMRPRVVASSASWPAHKHAPPPLCPADVCRMCEEGPVLLLLGTAQGLAPEVLARCDGVLRPIRYLGYNHLSVRSAAAILADRILGDYK
- the glmM gene encoding phosphoglucosamine mutase, which gives rise to MAERLFGTDGLRGPVNIYPMTVDVALRLGLAAGVRFRKGSHQHRVVIGKDTRLSGYMFESALTAGLCAAGMHVIMTGPLPTPAISFLTRNMRADLGVVISASHNPYSDNGIKFFDADGFKLPDEVENEISAMVLDPDMRWPYPDSNRVGRASKIEDAGGRYIVYTKSCFPAHLTLSGLRIVIDCANGAAYKVAPLALEELGAEVFRLGTSPNGTNINDHCGSLHPETLAAKVREVRADVGLALDGDADRLIVVDEKGNVLDGDQLMALGAQAMMERGELPGNMLVATAMSNLALEIFMKERAGTLLRTKVGDRYVMEAMRKTGAMLGGEQSGHLIYRQYSTTGDGLLAALQLLRIVREKGKPLSELAGLLHLFPQKLINVRVEKKLPFEERPAIGKAVADVEKALAGRGRVLLRYSGTEALCRVMVEAEDEDKVVRYARDLADVVSRELR
- the folP gene encoding dihydropteroate synthase: MSEEPSRRGGSWLCLGGGAVTTSAPFGVMGIVNLTPDSFYDGGTHDSADLGLAHAMRLHAEGADILDLGAESSRPGAQALTPEQELLRLMPVLRELRREIPGVMLSVDTYHAATAAAVLEEGVQIINDISACGFDPGLLDVLVQYKPGYVLMHSQGRPDVMQKDPRYTDVRSEVMAFFERELHRLTAAGLPEEHIVLDPGIGFGKTLRHNLELLAHAEDWLAFGRPVLMGLSMKSMFGQLLGLTTQERGCATQVATAMLWEKGLFWHRVHDVAATRQTLTLAAAFRDPAGACGD
- a CDS encoding CdaR family protein codes for the protein MIFSKNSRKAPHLLSLLVAFAVAVGMWYVVSVRDRLEVQLEVGIEYNGIPSGLVVTDGLVSKVQVRLRGPEILLRSISSRSLTEAINLSNIKKGTTIVPLTSDNMGPSLRAFELVDVQPPRIVITADTLAERSVPIRAVLESPLRSGALTVENVTVSPASVTLRGPEGVISSINNLPLGIRLDPKAAGTTVEQTLLLDTPSLVTSNPASVKVQYTITSGRTVVSRRCKISVEAQNASQFTVEPSHVEVMVEVPEALARNSSYLKRLEVMVVPPALEPGQKGTAEPRIQLPEGMTILNPSFDSVTITRKK